One genomic region from Anopheles bellator chromosome 2, idAnoBellAS_SP24_06.2, whole genome shotgun sequence encodes:
- the LOC131209237 gene encoding transmembrane protein 185B isoform X1: protein MNLQSLFQDFNPSKFVVHCCLFTFTILFCLRLDDYIDWPYWVVFVPLWVWKSIATLGAIVGAIVWCRYPHYRVEGDSYSHFKAMLISLSLHLILLMFELLACDRLTSGRHLWVLVFIPLIFGSAASVGACVWAVKHDRSFELELFCAVNALQFVFLPLKLDGLVSWSWEVVFVPLWIVLCLSLVAVLYSIIFCVILLRTPEVSAQQKKSAFYSAIGNCATVIPVLIFQVLLADKLDEDLNLPYIAVAGPLLVALFTLILLSFNAKGGNKWWFGIRKNFSQFLLGVLPCLQEYGNISYHTENGQNVPLDSAHVQLDEFEKYDKKSKKALTKKNDHLKPVVPIVSIELPD, encoded by the exons ATGAATCTGCAGTCCTTGTTTCAGGATTTCAATCCGAG TAAATTTGTGGTCCACTGTTGCCTGTTCACGTTCACCATTTTGTTCTGCCTCCGCTTGGACGACTATATCG ATTGGCCGTACTGGGTGGTGTTTGTGCCGCTATGGGTGTGGAAATCAATTGCCACGCTGGGCGCCATCGTGGGCGCTATCGTGTGGTGTCGATATCCGCACTACAG GGTGGAAGGTGATTCGTACTCACATTTCAAGGCGATGCTAATATCGCTGTCGCTGCACCTTATCCTACTGATGTTTGAGCTGCTGGCCTGCGATCGGCTCACTTCCGGTCGCCACCTGTGGGTGCTCGTGTTCATCCCGCTCATCTTCGGCAGTGCGGCCAGTGTGGGGGCCTGCGTGTGGGCCGTCAAGCACGACCGATCGTTCGAGCTGGAGCTGTTCTGTGCCGTCAACGCACtgcagtttgtgtttttgcctCTCAAACTGGACGGGCTGGTGTCGTGGAGCTGGGAGGTCGTCTTCGTGCCACTGTGGATCGTGCTGTGCCTGAGCCTGGTCGCCGTCCTGTACAGTATCATCTTCTGCGTCATCCTGCTGCGCACGCCGGAGGTGTCAGCGCAACAGAAAAAGTCCGCTTTCTACTCTGCCATCGGCAACTGCGCCACCGTCATCCCCGTGCTCATCTTCCAGGTGCTGTTGGCCGACAAGCTCGACGAGGATCTCAACTTGCCGTACATAGCCGTGGCCGGACCGCTGCTGGTTGCACTATTCACGCTGATTCTGCTCAGCTTCAATGCCAAAGGTGGTAACAAGT GGTGGTTCGGAATACGGAAAAACTTCAGCCAATTCTTGCTCGGCGTGCTGCCTTGCCTGCAGGAATACGGCAACATATCATATCACACGGAAAACGGGCAAAACGTCCCACTGGACAGTGCCCACGTGCAGTTGGATGAGTTCGAGAAGTACGACAAGAAGAGCAAAAAGGCGCTGACGAAAAAGAACGATCACCTTAAACCGGTGGTCCCGATCGTCAGCATAGAGCTGCCCGATTAG
- the LOC131208586 gene encoding pre-mRNA-splicing factor 38 encodes MANRTVKDAKNVHGTNPQYLIEKIIRSRIYDSKYWKEQCFALTAELLVDKAMELRFVGGVFGGNIKPTPFLCLTLKMLQIQPEKDIVVEFIKNEEFKYVRALGAFYLRLTGSSLDCYKYLEPLYNDNRKLRKQNRMGAYELIHMDEFIDELLRDERVCDIILPRIQKRYVLEETNDLEPKVSALEDDLDEEMPSEDEAADDVPAPPLAKEKKLEVIKVKGSKGGGRGDRSLSRERPPIDRYRGGGGDHGANYRDREKDRDGRERVRGDRERYRAEGDRGGGGGIRDRRDLYADRDRGFKERDIRERERDRHRRHERQEERERERRRERERDRDFEDRPPRGGYDREREYERDRRRR; translated from the exons ATGGCCAACCGGACGGTGAAGGACGCCAAGAACGTGCACGGTACGAACCCGCAGTATCTGATCGAGAAAATCATCCGCTCCCGAATCTACGACTCGAAGTACTGGAAGGAGCAATGCTTCGCGCTTACCGCGGAGCTGCTCGTCGACAAAGCGATGGAACTGCGGTTCGTCGGTGGCGTGTTCGGGGGCAACATTAAGCCGACGCCGTTCCTCTGCCTCACCCTGAAGATGCTACAGATTCAACCCGAAAAGGACATTGTGGTGGAGTTTATCAAGAACGAGGAGTTCAAGTACGTGCGCGCACTCGGGGCGTTCTATCTGCGGCTCACGGGGTCGTCGCTCGATTGCTACAAGTACCTGGAACCGTTGTACAACGACAACCGCAAGCTGCGCAAGCAAAACCGGATGGGCGCGTACGAGCTGATCCACATGGACGAGTTCATCGATGAGTTGCTGCGCGACGAACGCGTGTGTGACATTATTTTGCCCCGCATCCAAAAACGCTACGTGCTCGAGGAAACCAACGACCTGGAACCGAAAGTGTCGGCCCTCGAGGACGATCTGGACGAGGAGATGCCCAGCGAGGACGAGGCCGCCGACGATGTGCCTGCCCCGCCACTGGCCAAGGAGAAAAAGCTGGAGGTGATCAAAGTTAAGGGCAGCAAAGGTGGCGGCCGGGGTGATCGGTCGCTTTCGCGCGAGAGGCCACCCATCGATCGgtatcgtggtggtggcggtgaccaCGGAGCTAATTATCGCGATCGGGAGAAAGATCGAGACGGGCGGGAGCGTGTGCGGGGTGATCGTGAGCGGTACCGAGCCGAAGGTgaccgcggtggcggtggcgggatCCGTGACAGACGAGA TCTTTACGCAGACCGTGATCGAGGCTTCAAAGAGCGCGACATTAGGGAGCGAGAACGTGACCGACATCGACGCCATGAGCGACAGGAAgagcgtgagcgagagcgacgcCGGGAACGAGAACGTGATCGTGATTTCGAAGATCGCCCCCCACGAGGCGGCTACGATAGGGAGCGTGAATACGAGCGAGATCGCCGGAGACGGTAA
- the LOC131209237 gene encoding transmembrane protein 185B isoform X2, producing the protein MNLQSLFQDFNPSKFVVHCCLFTFTILFCLRLDDYIGAIVWCRYPHYRVEGDSYSHFKAMLISLSLHLILLMFELLACDRLTSGRHLWVLVFIPLIFGSAASVGACVWAVKHDRSFELELFCAVNALQFVFLPLKLDGLVSWSWEVVFVPLWIVLCLSLVAVLYSIIFCVILLRTPEVSAQQKKSAFYSAIGNCATVIPVLIFQVLLADKLDEDLNLPYIAVAGPLLVALFTLILLSFNAKGGNKWWFGIRKNFSQFLLGVLPCLQEYGNISYHTENGQNVPLDSAHVQLDEFEKYDKKSKKALTKKNDHLKPVVPIVSIELPD; encoded by the exons ATGAATCTGCAGTCCTTGTTTCAGGATTTCAATCCGAG TAAATTTGTGGTCCACTGTTGCCTGTTCACGTTCACCATTTTGTTCTGCCTCCGCTTGGACGACTATATC GGCGCTATCGTGTGGTGTCGATATCCGCACTACAG GGTGGAAGGTGATTCGTACTCACATTTCAAGGCGATGCTAATATCGCTGTCGCTGCACCTTATCCTACTGATGTTTGAGCTGCTGGCCTGCGATCGGCTCACTTCCGGTCGCCACCTGTGGGTGCTCGTGTTCATCCCGCTCATCTTCGGCAGTGCGGCCAGTGTGGGGGCCTGCGTGTGGGCCGTCAAGCACGACCGATCGTTCGAGCTGGAGCTGTTCTGTGCCGTCAACGCACtgcagtttgtgtttttgcctCTCAAACTGGACGGGCTGGTGTCGTGGAGCTGGGAGGTCGTCTTCGTGCCACTGTGGATCGTGCTGTGCCTGAGCCTGGTCGCCGTCCTGTACAGTATCATCTTCTGCGTCATCCTGCTGCGCACGCCGGAGGTGTCAGCGCAACAGAAAAAGTCCGCTTTCTACTCTGCCATCGGCAACTGCGCCACCGTCATCCCCGTGCTCATCTTCCAGGTGCTGTTGGCCGACAAGCTCGACGAGGATCTCAACTTGCCGTACATAGCCGTGGCCGGACCGCTGCTGGTTGCACTATTCACGCTGATTCTGCTCAGCTTCAATGCCAAAGGTGGTAACAAGT GGTGGTTCGGAATACGGAAAAACTTCAGCCAATTCTTGCTCGGCGTGCTGCCTTGCCTGCAGGAATACGGCAACATATCATATCACACGGAAAACGGGCAAAACGTCCCACTGGACAGTGCCCACGTGCAGTTGGATGAGTTCGAGAAGTACGACAAGAAGAGCAAAAAGGCGCTGACGAAAAAGAACGATCACCTTAAACCGGTGGTCCCGATCGTCAGCATAGAGCTGCCCGATTAG
- the LOC131210922 gene encoding uncharacterized protein LOC131210922 isoform X2: MSSKAGNPKGGVRDDLSTESVEVLRERLNTMKRLIAERQNSSSSSSGSSEMWSPHTRASSCSGIIDGNFLSVAFGGALIVILSVSVYAFYNLYFAVLKKFPSQHTEL; encoded by the exons ATGTCGTCTAAAGCAGGCAACCCCAAGGGCGGTGTCCGAGATG ATCTCTCAACGGAATCCGTGGAAGTGCTGCGGGAACGGTTAAACACCATGAAACGGCTGATTGCCGAGCGCcagaacagcagcagcagcagcagcggatcgTCGGAGATGTGGAGCCCGCACACGCGGGCCTCCAGCTGCAGTGGCATCATCGATGGCAACTTTCTCAGCGTTGCCTTCGGCGGAGCATTGATTGTTATCCTTTCCGTGTCCGTTTACGCGTTCTACAATCTGTACTTCGCTGTGCTAAAGAAGTTCCCCTCACAGCACACGGAATTGTAA
- the LOC131210922 gene encoding uncharacterized protein LOC131210922 isoform X1 yields the protein MSSKAGNPKGGVRDEDLSTESVEVLRERLNTMKRLIAERQNSSSSSSGSSEMWSPHTRASSCSGIIDGNFLSVAFGGALIVILSVSVYAFYNLYFAVLKKFPSQHTEL from the exons ATGTCGTCTAAAGCAGGCAACCCCAAGGGCGGTGTCCGAGATG AAGATCTCTCAACGGAATCCGTGGAAGTGCTGCGGGAACGGTTAAACACCATGAAACGGCTGATTGCCGAGCGCcagaacagcagcagcagcagcagcggatcgTCGGAGATGTGGAGCCCGCACACGCGGGCCTCCAGCTGCAGTGGCATCATCGATGGCAACTTTCTCAGCGTTGCCTTCGGCGGAGCATTGATTGTTATCCTTTCCGTGTCCGTTTACGCGTTCTACAATCTGTACTTCGCTGTGCTAAAGAAGTTCCCCTCACAGCACACGGAATTGTAA
- the LOC131208585 gene encoding WD repeat-containing protein 3 codes for MGLTKQYLTYKAASSFNIIASGRANISFVSVNGIDGRYVVVAAAEKVIVWNMRLSEKVAEFKRDKQEVTHLRASPDQKHLAVGYADGVVELFDFDSQLSVCSLAAHRSAVSALNFDLLGLQLVSGALDNDVVVSDVVAHEGKCRLSGHTAPVTQACFMQRYQDVVVSCSKDTQIKFWNLETQCCFKTIVDHRTEVWGIALMRNDDFLVCGTADTQLSVYRIVPLADDQPSTLPGVTPIEEESTVSPFRCTAIGSIQRAGHGRTINLVADTNGQVLGCHGTDKKIELFYFCTIDEALKKLTKRMKKLKTKVGTEDSPSAPEARQVALTDEIKRLPSLVTPEKVKSFDMLLGSRNELRVCCTFLKNFVQLSSLALGTKSAQPVTLHTVQKQGHPSEVRSVSFSSDSLAIASGSAESLKLWSRSSQTVLRTVPTDGGYVVSTCFVPGDRHVLVGVKSGQLLIVDIAAAEIIERIEAHEKELWSISLTPGMHGCVTAGGDTTVKFWSFELIGGAEQGDVKVLSLLHKNTLKLEEAVLCVRISPNGKYLAVALLDTTVKIFFLDTLKFYLSLYGHKLPVLTMDIAYDSSIIVTGSADRTIKIWGMDFGDCHRSLLAHDNSVTALQFVPKTHLFFSCGKDGRVKQWDADSFQKIITLAGHLGEAYDLAVSPNGRYVVSCGSDRTLRLFKRTDEPLVLQDAQEEEREELENATLATGEESSVPGLPGLRLPSKKTVGAEKGAENILECLEVCRKYEAEGCKGPLPPLMFAYSVADTGAFLLTVLDRISASDLKESLLLLPFAAVVELLERIPPLVTSRRDCTPLLCRVVSFLFFMHHKTIVSQKLLVPVIENMSKTLHQEVSSLRDMIGTNLHASMMLQRELEEQQGCALFRDATVQRRDRERRRRKREASKRTFVQITT; via the exons ATGGGGCTGACGAAACAGTACCTAACGTACAAGGCGGCATCGAGTTTCAATATCATCGCAAGTGGCCGAGCCAATATCTCGTTCGTCAGCGTCAACGGCATCGATGGGCGGTACgttgtggtggccgcggccgagaAGGTGATCGTGTGGAACATGAG GTTGAGCGAAAAGGTGGCCGAGTTTAAGCGCGACAAGCAGGAGGTCACACACCTGCGGGCAAGCCCCGATCAGAAGCACCTGGCCGTGGGGTACGCAGACGGTGTGGTGGAATTGTTCGACTTCGATAGCCAGCTGTCAGTGTGTAGTTTGGCCGCACACCGGTCAGCGGTCAGTGCGCTGAACTTTGATCTGCTCGGCCTACAgctcgtttccggtgccctGGACAACGATGTGGTCGTCTCGGACGTGGTGGCGCACGAAGGCAAATGTCGACTGTCCGGTCACACGGCCCCCGTTACTCAGGCGTGTTTCATGCAGCGCTACCAGGATGTGGTCGTTTCCTGTTCGAAGGACACCCAGATAAAGTTCTGGAATCTGGAAACCCAGTGTTGCTTCAAGACGATCGTCGATCACCGGACGGAGGTGTGGGGCATTGCTCTGATGCGGAACGATGATTTTCTCGTCTGCGGAACGGCCGATACGCAGCTCTCGGTGTACCGCATCGTCCCGCTAGCGGACGACCAACCGTCCACCCTACCCGGGGTGACCCCGATAGAGGAAGAGAGCACCGTCAGTCCGTTCCGCTGTACGGCCATCGGGAGCATTCAGCGAGCGGGCCATGGGCGCACCATCAACCTGGTGGCGGACACCAACGGTCAAGTGCTTGGGTGCCACGGTACGGACAAAAAGATCGAGCTGTTCTACTTCTGCACGATCGATGAAGCGCTGAAGAAGCTAACGAAGCGAatgaagaaactgaaaaccAAGGTCGGAACGGAAGACTCTCCGTCCGCTCCGGAAGCGCGACAGGTGGCGTTAACGGACGAAATCAAGCGGCTACCGTCGCTCGTGACACCGGAGAAAGTGAAGTCTTTCGATATGCTCCTCGGAAGTCGCAATGAGCTGCGCGTTTGCTGTACGTTTCTGAAGAACTTTGTGCAGCTGTCGTCGCTCGCTTTGGGCACGAAATCGGCGCAACCGGTCACGCTGCACACGGTGCAGAAGCAGGGCCACCCGTCGGAGGTGCGTAGCGTTTCGTTCAGCTCCGACAGCCTGGCGATCGCTTCGGGCAGTGCCGAGTCCCTGAAACTGTGGAGTCGATCGTCGCAAACCGTGCTGCGGACGGTGCCGACCGACGGTGGGTATGTCGTGAGCACGTGCTTCGTTCCCGGCGATCGGCACGTGCTGGTGGGCGTGAAATCGGGCCAGCTGCTGATCGTGGACATTGCGGCGGCCGAGATAATCGAACGCATCGAGGCACACGAGAAGGAACTGTGGAGCATCTCGCTAACGCCCGGCATGCACGGATGCGTCACGGCTGGTGGCGATACGACAGTTAAGTTCTGGTCATTCGAGCTCATTGGTGGGGCGGAACAGGGCGACGTAAAGGTGCTTTCGTTGCTGCACAAAAACACCCTCAAACTGGAGGAAGCGGTCCTGTGTGTACGCATCTCACCGAACGGCAAGTATCTGGCGGTGGCCCTGCTCGACACGACGGTCAAAATATTCTTCCTCGACACGCTCAAGTTCTACCTGTCGCTCTACGGTCACAAGCTCCCCGTGCTGACGATGGACATTGCGTACGATTCGTCGATCATCGTCACCGGTTCGGCCGATCGGACGATCAAGATTTGGGGCATGGACTTTGGCGACTGTCACCGTTCGCTGCTGGCCCACGACAACTCGGTGACGGCGCTGCAGTTCGTTCCGAAGACGCACCTATTCTTTTCCTGCGGCAAAGACGGCCGGGTGAAGCAGTGGGACGCGGACAGTTTCCAGAAGATCATCACGCTCGCGGGACACCTGGGCGAAGCGTACGATCTGGCCGTCAGCCCGAACGGCCGGTACGTCGTGAGCTGCGGTTCCGACCGCACACTGCGCCTCTTCAAGCGCACCGACGAACCGCTCGTCCTGCAGGACGCCCAGGAGGAGGAACGCGAGGAGCTGGAAAACGCGACACTGGCCACGGGAGAAGAATCCAGCGTGCCGGGGCTGCCGGGACTGCGGCTTCCGTCGAAGAAAACGGTCGGCGCGGAAAAGGGAGCCGAAAACATTCTCGAATGCCTCGAGGTGTGCCGGAAGTACGAAGCGGAGGGCTGCAAGGGCCCCTTGCCGCCGCTCATGTTTGCGTACTCTGTGGCCGACACGGGCGCGTTTCTGCTCACGGTGCTGGATCGGATTAGTGCGAGCGATCTGAAGGAGTCGCTACTGTTGCTTCCGTTCGCTGCCGTCGtcgagctgctcgaacgcATACCGCCGCTCGTGACGAGCCGGCGCGACTGCACCCCGCTGCTGTGCCGGGTGGTATCGTTTCTGTTCTTCATGCACCACAAAACGATCGTGAGTCAGAAGCTGCTGGTGCCCGTCATCGAGAATATGTCCAAAACGTTGCACCAAGAGGTTAGTTCGCTGCGCGACATGATCGGTACCAACCTGCACGCCTCGATGATGCTGCAGCGCGAGCTAGAGGAACAGCAGGGTTGCGCCCTGTTCCGCGACGCCACCGTGCAGCGGCGCGATCGTGAACGTCGACGACGGAAGCGGGAAGCTTCCAAGCGAACTTTCGTGCAAATCACCACGTAG